The following are encoded together in the Aciduricibacillus chroicocephali genome:
- a CDS encoding phosphatidylglycerophosphatase A family protein: MKKNTSQSELEIKARQWLIERGVTLEDIAELVYYLQSKYHDNLTMEECIFNVDRVLSKREVQHSILTGIQLDVLAEQGKLNEPLQTTVARDESLYGIDEVIALSIVNVYGSIGFTNYGYVDKVKPGILERLNDKTTGEVHTFLDDIVGAIAAAASSRLAHGQADDRLIDL; the protein is encoded by the coding sequence ATGAAGAAAAATACAAGCCAAAGCGAATTGGAAATAAAGGCACGTCAATGGCTTATTGAACGTGGAGTTACATTGGAGGACATAGCTGAACTTGTCTATTATCTCCAGTCCAAATACCATGACAATCTTACGATGGAGGAATGCATCTTCAACGTTGATCGAGTACTGAGCAAGCGTGAAGTACAGCACTCTATCCTAACCGGTATTCAGCTTGATGTTCTCGCTGAACAAGGTAAGTTGAACGAACCCCTCCAGACAACAGTAGCTCGAGATGAGAGTCTTTACGGTATCGATGAAGTCATTGCCCTTTCAATCGTCAATGTTTACGGATCGATCGGCTTTACGAATTATGGATATGTCGATAAAGTAAAGCCTGGCATTCTAGAACGTCTAAATGATAAAACAACTGGAGAAGTCCATACATTCCTTGATGATATTGTCGGAGCCATCGCAGCAGCAGCATCGAGCCGTCTCGCCCACGGACAAGCGGATGACAGGCTGATTGATTTATAA
- a CDS encoding TIGR01457 family HAD-type hydrolase produces MKHYEGYLIDLDGTMYRGNEKIDAAPRFIRTLQEKDIPYLFLTNNASLTQKQITEKLNGFDIPARAEDVFSTAIATATFLGRKKKGARCFVIGEEGLHNAFQKEGLEIVQNNADYVVIGLDRHLTYDKLAAACLEIRAGAKFISTNSDLAIPREDGLYPGNGAITAAVSASTGVEPVFVGKPESIIMNEALRIIGTDKSRTIMVGDNYKTDIQAGIRAGLDTLMVFTGISKREDIGNLPDMPTYHVDTLDDWIKKM; encoded by the coding sequence ATGAAGCATTACGAAGGTTATCTGATTGATCTTGATGGGACAATGTACAGAGGCAATGAAAAAATTGACGCGGCTCCGCGCTTTATAAGAACATTGCAAGAAAAAGACATTCCTTATCTGTTTCTTACAAATAATGCTTCGCTTACTCAAAAACAAATTACAGAGAAATTAAATGGGTTCGATATACCGGCGAGAGCGGAAGACGTATTTAGTACGGCAATTGCAACGGCGACTTTCTTAGGCCGTAAAAAAAAGGGAGCACGCTGTTTTGTTATCGGCGAGGAAGGCCTTCATAATGCTTTTCAAAAGGAAGGCCTGGAAATCGTACAAAATAATGCAGACTATGTCGTAATTGGGTTAGACAGGCACCTCACATACGATAAGCTTGCAGCTGCTTGTCTAGAAATAAGGGCGGGGGCTAAATTTATTTCAACAAATAGTGATTTAGCCATTCCCCGGGAAGACGGTCTTTATCCCGGCAATGGAGCAATTACGGCAGCTGTATCGGCAAGTACCGGTGTTGAGCCAGTCTTTGTTGGCAAACCGGAGTCCATTATTATGAATGAAGCATTAAGGATTATCGGTACGGATAAATCAAGGACAATCATGGTTGGGGATAACTATAAAACGGATATTCAGGCAGGGATTCGAGCTGGGCTTGATACACTAATGGTTTTCACAGGTATTTCGAAACGTGAAGATATTGGGAACTTGCCGGATATGCCGACCTATCATGTCGATACACTGGATGACTGGATTAAGAAAATGTAA
- a CDS encoding DUF86 domain-containing protein, with the protein MYLIDKDKITDLLNFIEKRQSQFDEVITCQGNIGDLARERYAEVLIASILDVGHLLIDGFMMRDAGSYEDIICILVDEQVIPEAERSALIGFISMRAMLMRSYDVLDAEEVLKALLSAKESLQRFPLHIRTYLKKEANVAHAFGKKSD; encoded by the coding sequence ATGTATTTGATCGACAAGGACAAAATTACTGATTTGCTTAATTTCATTGAGAAGCGGCAGTCCCAATTTGATGAAGTGATCACATGTCAAGGAAACATAGGGGACCTTGCACGTGAACGATACGCAGAAGTTCTGATCGCTTCAATTCTTGATGTCGGTCATTTGCTTATTGATGGTTTCATGATGCGAGATGCAGGAAGTTACGAAGATATCATTTGCATACTTGTAGATGAGCAAGTTATTCCGGAAGCAGAGAGATCTGCTTTAATTGGATTTATATCCATGAGAGCGATGCTTATGCGATCATACGACGTTCTGGACGCGGAGGAAGTCCTTAAGGCCTTACTTTCTGCTAAGGAATCCTTGCAGCGATTTCCACTCCACATTCGTACATATTTAAAGAAAGAAGCAAACGTCGCCCATGCTTTTGGCAAAAAGTCAGATTAG
- a CDS encoding YutD family protein has protein sequence MKNVRKRGTESVVELNGIQYKVIRNEKDGFDEEALQARNSEILKKYDYIVGDWGYEQLRLRGFYEDTNEKAGFDSRISTLDDYLYEFCNFGCAYFVLKRMGE, from the coding sequence ATAAAAAATGTGCGGAAGCGGGGGACTGAAAGCGTGGTTGAACTGAATGGTATTCAATACAAGGTGATCCGAAATGAAAAAGATGGTTTCGATGAAGAAGCGTTGCAAGCGCGCAATTCGGAGATACTTAAGAAATATGATTACATTGTCGGTGATTGGGGATATGAACAATTAAGGCTTCGCGGCTTTTACGAAGATACGAATGAAAAAGCTGGATTCGATTCAAGAATATCTACGCTTGATGATTATTTGTATGAGTTCTGTAATTTTGGTTGTGCTTATTTTGTATTGAAGCGCATGGGTGAATAG
- a CDS encoding YhcN/YlaJ family sporulation lipoprotein — MLKKRIGFLLAFSLLAGCSNNNAGKNQMENAAELDAIPHHDEARNAEFNRDNRNTGFVRYKEEDLRRINKPSGINREEAAQSVSSLILQNGGYDEVAVLVTDREVLIGYKKQDKLSQERAADMAIKTARSAVPAFYRIYATDDPTMMNDIESLHNSKTNHNIRSSVDRIIDEMEHGGTNK, encoded by the coding sequence ATGTTGAAGAAAAGAATCGGTTTTCTGCTCGCTTTTTCCCTCCTTGCCGGCTGCAGCAACAACAATGCTGGTAAAAATCAAATGGAAAACGCTGCTGAATTGGATGCTATTCCGCATCATGATGAAGCAAGAAATGCAGAGTTTAACCGTGACAACCGGAATACAGGATTTGTTCGATACAAAGAAGAAGACTTGCGACGAATAAACAAACCGTCTGGAATTAATCGTGAAGAGGCAGCCCAATCTGTTTCGTCGCTAATTTTGCAAAATGGCGGATACGACGAGGTAGCCGTTCTTGTTACAGATCGTGAAGTGCTTATCGGCTACAAAAAACAAGACAAACTGTCACAAGAAAGAGCAGCAGATATGGCAATCAAGACAGCTCGTTCTGCCGTTCCAGCTTTCTACCGCATTTATGCCACGGACGATCCAACGATGATGAATGATATTGAAAGTCTTCACAATTCAAAAACGAACCATAACATTCGCTCATCAGTTGACCGAATCATCGATGAAATGGAACATGGCGGGACAAACAAATGA
- a CDS encoding M23 family metallopeptidase, producing the protein MRKRIFTIVVLTAVALLMNIDTVNAQSAQEELYEKRFSLYRKTEAVTQVPWYMLAAIDQYERNTQKDSDGNIVSIAVPDELWYGAGNLMKLNENEAISLFQGKGKDGNGDGKANPGCPEDVLFTVANMLLEEGHSEEDFKIALWKYYRRDLSVQTISNTARVFKKFQRLDLNDRAFPVSTKYNYSYRSTWGDKRGFGGRRIHEGTDIFAGYGVPVISSTYGVVELKGWNRFGGWRVGIRDIHNIYHYYAHLQSFTDIKIGQIVKPGDILGTVGSTGYGPPGTSGKFPPHLHYGMYKDNGTREWSFDPYPFLRKWERMEKSN; encoded by the coding sequence ATGAGGAAGCGAATTTTCACCATCGTTGTTTTGACAGCAGTTGCACTATTGATGAACATAGATACTGTTAATGCGCAATCTGCTCAGGAAGAATTGTACGAAAAGCGGTTTTCTCTTTATAGGAAGACAGAAGCTGTCACCCAAGTTCCCTGGTATATGCTCGCTGCAATCGACCAATATGAGCGAAACACACAGAAAGACAGCGATGGTAATATCGTCTCTATCGCTGTCCCCGACGAATTATGGTACGGTGCTGGGAATCTTATGAAACTGAACGAAAACGAAGCCATCTCTCTCTTCCAAGGTAAAGGAAAGGACGGGAATGGTGATGGCAAGGCCAACCCTGGATGTCCAGAGGATGTGTTATTTACTGTCGCTAATATGTTGCTTGAAGAGGGCCATTCAGAGGAAGATTTCAAAATTGCCCTTTGGAAATATTATAGACGTGATCTTTCCGTCCAGACAATTTCCAATACAGCACGCGTATTCAAGAAATTCCAAAGGCTTGACTTAAATGACCGAGCTTTTCCTGTATCAACGAAATATAACTACAGTTACAGAAGCACCTGGGGAGATAAACGGGGCTTCGGAGGAAGACGTATTCATGAAGGTACCGACATCTTTGCTGGTTACGGCGTTCCTGTCATATCATCTACGTATGGAGTCGTGGAACTTAAAGGCTGGAATCGCTTCGGTGGCTGGCGCGTCGGCATACGCGATATCCATAATATTTATCATTACTATGCTCACCTTCAAAGCTTCACAGATATAAAAATCGGACAAATTGTAAAGCCCGGTGACATACTTGGAACAGTTGGTTCGACTGGTTACGGACCGCCTGGAACATCAGGCAAGTTCCCGCCACATCTTCATTATGGTATGTATAAAGACAACGGTACACGTGAATGGTCTTTTGATCCGTATCCGTTTTTGCGCAAATGGGAAAGGATGGAGAAAAGCAATTAA
- a CDS encoding methionine/alanine import family NSS transporter small subunit, with protein sequence MTGSAIFVMILGILVIWGGLGASIAYAVHKSKQARKRA encoded by the coding sequence ATGACTGGCAGTGCTATCTTTGTCATGATTCTTGGGATTTTGGTTATTTGGGGCGGACTTGGAGCAAGTATCGCTTATGCTGTCCATAAATCAAAACAGGCACGAAAAAGAGCTTGA
- a CDS encoding sodium-dependent transporter, which produces MEQRSQWGTRAGFIMAAVGSAIGLGNIWRFPAVAYQNGGGAFFIPYLFALLTAGIPILIMEFTMGHKYRGSAPLTFRRMNRKTEFIGWWGVLVSFVISTYYSVIIAWAISYTFFSFKLSWGKDTEAFLYNDYLHLGTPGHFGGLVPQVVIPLIIVWAIVLGILSKGVKKGIEAANRIFIPLLVFIFILIVIRAITLPGASDGLQAFFAPDFSKILDSKVWVAAYGQIFFSLSIAFAIMITYSSYLPKKSDITNNAFITGFGNSSFELLAGIGVFSVLGFLAQQQGVPVDKVVSDGVGLAFVVFPQIINQFPALPQLFGVLFFVSLVLAGLTSLMSITETYVAGLVDKFNISRIRAVLFGGGLSAIISLLYATKGGLFFLDNVDYFINQFGVAVLGLVEVILVAWILRKLGMFKNHANEISDIRVRWWWTFSLVVITPVVLGYMMYDLLKNNLLKKFPTETGNYGGYSDGFILSSGWSIAIGVLVVAIILSFMQWKHNRELTAPDLDEEEEV; this is translated from the coding sequence ATGGAACAACGTTCACAATGGGGAACAAGAGCCGGGTTCATTATGGCTGCTGTCGGTTCAGCAATAGGTCTAGGTAATATTTGGCGTTTCCCGGCTGTAGCTTATCAGAATGGTGGGGGAGCATTTTTCATTCCTTATCTGTTCGCACTTCTAACGGCTGGCATACCAATTCTAATTATGGAATTTACGATGGGCCATAAGTACCGGGGATCTGCACCTCTTACTTTCCGCAGAATGAATCGCAAAACTGAATTCATCGGCTGGTGGGGTGTACTTGTATCTTTTGTCATCTCAACATATTATTCAGTCATTATTGCCTGGGCAATATCTTACACTTTCTTCTCATTCAAGTTGAGCTGGGGAAAAGATACAGAAGCTTTTCTTTATAACGACTACTTGCATCTTGGCACGCCAGGTCACTTTGGCGGGCTTGTACCACAGGTTGTCATTCCATTGATTATCGTGTGGGCAATCGTACTAGGGATTTTGTCGAAAGGTGTCAAGAAGGGAATTGAAGCGGCAAACCGAATTTTCATTCCATTGCTTGTATTTATCTTCATTCTTATTGTAATCCGTGCTATTACACTTCCAGGAGCTAGTGATGGTTTGCAAGCATTCTTTGCACCAGACTTTAGCAAAATACTCGATTCAAAAGTATGGGTGGCTGCATATGGGCAGATATTCTTCAGTCTTTCAATCGCCTTTGCAATAATGATCACATACTCAAGCTATTTGCCGAAGAAATCCGATATTACAAATAATGCCTTTATTACTGGATTCGGTAACTCAAGTTTCGAATTGCTTGCAGGAATTGGAGTTTTCTCAGTTCTGGGTTTCCTTGCACAGCAGCAGGGTGTTCCGGTTGATAAGGTCGTTTCTGACGGTGTTGGTCTTGCTTTTGTTGTATTCCCGCAGATCATTAACCAGTTCCCGGCTTTGCCGCAGTTATTCGGTGTTTTGTTCTTCGTGTCACTTGTACTTGCAGGATTGACATCACTTATGTCGATTACAGAAACATATGTTGCTGGGCTAGTTGACAAGTTCAATATTTCTCGTATACGTGCAGTATTGTTCGGTGGCGGTCTTTCTGCGATTATTTCATTGCTGTATGCAACAAAGGGTGGCTTGTTCTTCCTGGACAACGTTGATTACTTCATTAACCAGTTCGGTGTTGCTGTACTAGGTCTTGTCGAAGTAATTCTTGTTGCTTGGATTCTTCGCAAGCTAGGCATGTTCAAAAATCATGCAAATGAAATCTCAGATATTCGCGTTCGTTGGTGGTGGACGTTTAGTCTAGTCGTTATTACACCAGTCGTACTTGGCTATATGATGTATGATTTGTTGAAAAACAACTTGCTTAAAAAATTCCCTACTGAAACAGGAAACTATGGTGGATATTCAGACGGGTTTATCCTTTCATCTGGTTGGAGCATTGCTATTGGGGTATTAGTTGTTGCAATCATCCTATCCTTTATGCAATGGAAACATAACCGTGAGCTTACGGCGCCTGATTTGGATGAAGAGGAGGAAGTATAA